One Lepisosteus oculatus isolate fLepOcu1 chromosome 12, fLepOcu1.hap2, whole genome shotgun sequence genomic window, AGCAGTGAGCCATCCCCGCTTGGCAGTGCCACCAACAATGACAGTGGAGTAGAGATGAACATGAACAGTGGAGGCAGTCTGGGAGACCTGACTGCCCTGGACGAGCAGCCTGTGGTGGACTCCACCGTTTCCTCGGGAACCTCGACAGTCAGCCTGCAGCTTCGCAAGAACATGTCAGCAACCCACAGACTTGAACAGCTCAAGAAGGAGAAACTGAAGACGGTGAGGGATTCTTGTTCCTGGGCCAACCCAGCTCCTCAAGTGCGAAACACCAAGTTGCCACCCATACCAGCAACTGGTAAGTAAAGACATGGATACGGTACATGTTGCAGATCCTAAAAATGCATGACTTAGAAAATTCAGGAAGGTCATTTGACTTTAGAATAAGAAAGTACACATTCATGGGTGAATAAAAATCAACTAGTTgttaaaacttaaaaccaaaGCTACAGCTCCCCAGATGACTGGAACCCTAGCTAACAAAGCAAGAAAATAGCATTTAACAGTGAGACTGCCCCCTTCCCCCTGTTTTGCAAGAATTGCtaagaatttaaaagaaattgaaagAAGCAGGGCCTGTTGTTTTGAACCTTATTCACATATCTGTTGAGCTTGCAATATtctgaatttgtattttcaccTGTCTAGGTTCTTTGCTGGAGAGTTCAAGTGTCAGTGGGCCCCCAGCTGTGTTCTCCAACCTGAGGATAAGCGAACTGTCTTCCAGCGACGTCACGATCCTCAACCAGCTGAACGAGCGCAGAGACAGCACGACGAGCACCGTCAGCTCGGCCTTCACCCTCAGCCGCAGGTCTTCGGGAATATCGCCCTGCTGTTCCAGCCGCCGATCCAGCGAGGCGTCCCAGTTTGGCGGCCGCCTCAACAACGTCAGCTCGGCAGACTCCTATGACCCTATCTCCACGGACCTGTCGCGGCGATCCAGCGAGGCGTCCCAGTGTGGGGGGCTGCCCAGCCTCCTCAACCTGACCCCGGCCCAGCACTACCGGCTGAAGGCCAAGTATGCTGCCGCCACCGGAGGGCCTCCGCCGACCCCTCTGCCCAACATGGACCGCATGGGTCTTAAGACCAGGATGGCCTTGTTCAGGGACGCGCAGGAGTCCTCAGCTCCCTCATTTCCTCTTCCCGCCGTGCCAAGAAGATGCAGTGACACCAGTTACGCTGCATCCAGCATGATGCCTCATGAAGTGCCGGGAAATGTTGTCCGTCGTGCCAGCGATCCCGTCCGCAGGCCAGCAGCCGATCCCCTGTCCCTCTCTAGAGTCCAGCGCTTCAACAGCATGAACAGCATGATCCCCATCCCACCAGCGACAGAGAGGCGGAACTTCAGCCTGCAAAATTACACACGCTCAGACGGCAGTCTTCACAGGCAGTCTTACTCTTCTAGGCCACCCAGCATCTCTGAAAACATTGTTATGGAAACAATGGCTGGAGACATGGACAACAGGAACGTGGAGGATGACATAGTGCTGCCAGATGATGTTGTGCAGTACATCAAATCCCAGAATGATGGATCTTATCAGGACATCAGCGCACCAGGGTACAACAGCCAGGCACAAGGTTTCCAAGGAAATATGGCTtcacagcaacagcagcaatTTTATGGTCAGCGAAGAATGGCTATGGTGGACGCCAACATGAACTCTACAGGGCCAGTGCTGCCATCATGCCAGCTGAGTCCAGGAAATCAACAGCAGTTCCCCGGTTCACCCAATGTGAACAAAAATAACATGCCCGTCCAGTGGAATGAGGTCAGCTCAGGTACTGGCAATAGCAACGTGACTCCAAGCCAAACAAAGCAGATGTTCGTTCGGGGAAATTTAGCCGTCGTGCAGCAGAAACAAAACTTCGGTCAGTTTCAGAACCTCAGTGCAAACCAGCAAATCATGCAAATGAATCAAAGCATTGCACATGCAGCACACCAGAGTTATATACAGAGGAACTCCAGCTTAAACTCCCAAAGGATGGCTTGTATGCAACAGAGACAACAGGTAATGAACCCTTGTCAAAATCTTAATGAGCAAGTGAGCCCCCAACAGGGGTACATCCAGAACAACTCACTCCTCGTTCCTCATGCCACAGATGGAAATACTGGCCAGCTGTCCTCCTGTAGTACTACGCCAGGCAGTACTCCAGGGATGTTAAATGGAAATAGCAGAGGAACGGCAGCTCAGACTCAGGAACTGAAGACTTACAGGTCTCGGCCCCAGCCTGGAGTAGGTCAGAACCACGTGACATTTGCCAGTGAGCATGAAAGTTACAGTTCAATGTCTTCCCAGATGAATCCCAACCAGCAGAATTACATCAGACAGCCACAGCCTGCGACAATGAGTCCATGTCAAAATTTCAATCGCGGGTTGGTGCAACCTAGGCCACCCTTAGTACCCAATGCCTTGAACAGACAGCTCTCAGGGCAGAGTACAATGCAGCAACAAGGATTTTTGACAAGTCCTCAttctacctacagtacaagcCCACGCCACACTACATCAGAGGCAAGCCCAAAAAGATCCAGTAATATGACCCTTGCAGATAACCAACAGCATGCAAATGAAAACCGGGACAGCAATCTGATGTTCTATACAGGGCAGATCCACATGTATGAGCGCAACGGGAGCTTTGAGGCCCAGGTTTCCTGTGCTGGGCAGCCCCCACCACCCCAGCAATGCGCCTCAGATACACTGGCCACAGCCATGGCCTCTCCAGGGAGCAATCAAGTGACCAGCACAGTGGACTCGCACGGCATGGAGCACACTCAGATAGATTTTGATGCCATGATGGACGATGGAGACCACTCCAGCTTGATCTCTGGGACCCTGAGCCCCAGTATCCTTCAGAACCTCTCCCAGAACTCCTCCCGACTCACCACACCTCGCAACTCCTTAACATTACCTTCTGTGCCCGCTGGCATTAGCAACATGGCGATTGGAGACATGAGCTCTATGCTGACGGCTCTTGCCGAGGAGAGCAAGTTCCTCAACATGATGTCTTAATCACATGGATGAGAAAAGGATGTCATAACAATAAGAATGGAAACAGTATCAATAAGAGACAAGAGAGGCTAGAAAGTCTCCTCCTGAGTGTGTGAAATGACTGCAACATTTCTCAGTGGTTGTATAACAGATTTAAGCAGGAGGACGTGACCTCATGCCTGACAGCTTCCCTGAGGAAAaatgttttagtgtttttttctgaaaaaaaagcactGATCTTTACTGCACCGTGTGGACCTCGAACCATTTATAACAGCTTCTCCAGAGGCTGAGAGTTGAAATTCAAATTTTATGTCTCCTTCCACATGTGTTTTGTTGCATATTACCTATTAGGAAACAAATTAAGATGCCAATCTTTTGTTACACAAAAGCCATACTTTACAATTATAGTAAAGTCTTGTGACCGGGGTGTAAATAAGCCACTGCAAAGTATTTACAACGTTGCTCTTTGTGAGGGATAAGTGTGATAAGTGCCTTGCTATAATGTATCTTGGACTATTAGTAAGAGCTTACACATTCTTAACATTAACTTGTAATATACTGCCAGAAAACAAAAGGATTTTTAGaaagttttttattgttattacagTACTTTCCTGCTTAAAGATATTCAATATACATAATCTAAATTATGTTAAGGATTCTGTCATGAATTGTTGCTGGTCGTTGCTTGTAAAAAGTACAGAGTAGCAGTTTTTCTACGAAGGGGAGCACCAACATGTCCCTAGAAAGAGACACCTGTAAAAGATACCTAGAGGAGGAACAGCATTtgttatttagtttgtttttactaCAGATGCACTATCAGAGCTCTAATAATCTGGTTTTGATGTTCATGTTATAGAATTAAAGAAAGGAGAGGCATATCTCATGTCAGGCAGCAAAGTACATGAAATGTGACTGGAAGTATCCTTCACTGATTTTCAAATGAATACTCAAGCGAGTACTCAGTATGGATTCTGTGAAGATTAAAAACCAATTAAACTCTAGATTGTGAAGTCAAAGGCTTTAAAGAATTCTACCACAAAAATGGCACAATAGGATATTTTAAAGGACAACATTATAAACGCGTTGGTTTTGTTTGttggaattaaaaacattttgtacacTACGAAACGTTTTACTGTTCCGGGTATGTATATAGCTTttgtacattttctaaaatacaGTAACACTTTTTTTACTTAACTCCTGTGTGGCAAGTTTTTTGAAATCACATGGTTCTTACCCTTGGGATGTATGAAAGCAAGCATCATTATTTTAGGTCTCCAGTAATCCCTAATGAATCCAAGGAGCAAAAAGGAAAATACATTGGATTACACGCACAAGAAGATTCATCTTAATCCAAGACTCACTCGTAAGGTATTATGGTTTTGttattatgtatttttgtgCTCGTCCTggcaaaacaaaagcaacaatgaAGAACTCAAAATTTTATATCGTGGGAACAGTTTCAGCAACACCTTAATGATCTAAAACCGAGAAAATAATTCCAGAAGCCTGATATGTCGTAAAC contains:
- the gli2a gene encoding zinc finger protein GLI2a isoform X2; translation: METSAPTTAEKKDAKGASIEGNGFPELSKKPSPSAIARAPHHIFPTFHTPIPIDMRHHEGRYHYEPHALHAMHGPPGLAGSPVISDISLIRLSPHPAGAGESPFNPPHPYVNPHMEHYLRSMHSSPTLSVISAARGLSPADVTHEHLKERGLFGLPPPPPGANPAEYYHLMASHRNPYGDILMQAGAATAPAHLPDYINPVDVSRFSSPRLTPRLSRKRALSISPLSDASIDLQTMIRTSPNSLVAYINNSRSSSAASGSYGHLSAGGISPAFTFPHPINPMAYQQILSQQRGLSSAFGHTPPLIHPSPTFVPRQHATGIPSLPTAAHGNSTAESTQNASGDSAVSSTVNPMITKRSKVKTEGDSPRPTSPRSQDHLGGVLDLKEDMDKDECKQEPEVIYETNCHWEGCSKEYDTQDQLVHHINNDHIHGEKKEFVCRWEECSREQKPFKAQYMLVVHMRRHTGEKPHKCTFEGCSKAYSRLENLKTHLRSHTGEKPYVCEHEGCNKAFSNASDRAKHQNRTHSNEKPYVCKIPGCTKRYTDPSSLRKHVKTVHGPDAHVTKKQRNDGHPRPQPQKENGENEASTKQGGRGPEEKAEANSTTRGVEDCLQVKSIKTENSVMYQSSPGGQSSCSSEPSPLGSATNNDSGVEMNMNSGGSLGDLTALDEQPVVDSTVSSGTSTVSLQLRKNMSATHRLEQLKKEKLKTVRDSCSWANPAPQVRNTKLPPIPATGSLLESSSVSGPPAVFSNLRISELSSSDVTILNQLNERRDSTTSTVSSAFTLSRRSSGISPCCSSRRSSEASQFGGRLNNVSSADSYDPISTDLSRRSSEASQCGGLPSLLNLTPAQHYRLKAKYAAATGGPPPTPLPNMDRMGLKTRMALFRDAQESSAPSFPLPAVPRRCSDTSYAASSMMPHEVPGNVVRRASDPVRRPAADPLSLSRVQRFNSMNSMIPIPPATERRNFSLQNYTRSDGSLHRQSYSSRPPSISENIVMETMAGDMDNRNVEDDIVLPDDVVQYIKSQNDGSYQDISAPGYNSQAQGFQGNMASQQQQQFYGQRRMAMVDANMNSTGPVLPSCQLSPGNQQQFPGSPNVNKNNMPVQWNEVSSGTGNSNVTPSQTKQMFVRGNLAVVQQKQNFGQFQNLSANQQIMQMNQSIAHAAHQSYIQRNSSLNSQRMACMQQRQQVMNPCQNLNEQVSPQQGYIQNNSLLVPHATDGNTGQLSSCSTTPGSTPGMLNGNSRGTAAQTQELKTYRSRPQPGVGQNHVTFASEHESYSSMSSQMNPNQQNYIRQPQPATMSPCQNFNRGLVQPRPPLVPNALNRQLSGQSTMQQQGFLTSPHSTYSTSPRHTTSEASPKRSSNMTLADNQQHANENRDSNLMFYTGQIHMYERNGSFEAQVSCAGQPPPPQQCASDTLATAMASPGSNQVTSTVDSHGMEHTQIDFDAMMDDGDHSSLISGTLSPSILQNLSQNSSRLTTPRNSLTLPSVPAGISNMAIGDMSSMLTALAEESKFLNMMS
- the gli2a gene encoding zinc finger protein GLI2a isoform X1 — its product is MNYGLVSVTAEVSSSTMETSAPTTAEKKDAKGASIEGNGFPELSKKPSPSAIARAPHHIFPTFHTPIPIDMRHHEGRYHYEPHALHAMHGPPGLAGSPVISDISLIRLSPHPAGAGESPFNPPHPYVNPHMEHYLRSMHSSPTLSVISAARGLSPADVTHEHLKERGLFGLPPPPPGANPAEYYHLMASHRNPYGDILMQAGAATAPAHLPDYINPVDVSRFSSPRLTPRLSRKRALSISPLSDASIDLQTMIRTSPNSLVAYINNSRSSSAASGSYGHLSAGGISPAFTFPHPINPMAYQQILSQQRGLSSAFGHTPPLIHPSPTFVPRQHATGIPSLPTAAHGNSTAESTQNASGDSAVSSTVNPMITKRSKVKTEGDSPRPTSPRSQDHLGGVLDLKEDMDKDECKQEPEVIYETNCHWEGCSKEYDTQDQLVHHINNDHIHGEKKEFVCRWEECSREQKPFKAQYMLVVHMRRHTGEKPHKCTFEGCSKAYSRLENLKTHLRSHTGEKPYVCEHEGCNKAFSNASDRAKHQNRTHSNEKPYVCKIPGCTKRYTDPSSLRKHVKTVHGPDAHVTKKQRNDGHPRPQPQKENGENEASTKQGGRGPEEKAEANSTTRGVEDCLQVKSIKTENSVMYQSSPGGQSSCSSEPSPLGSATNNDSGVEMNMNSGGSLGDLTALDEQPVVDSTVSSGTSTVSLQLRKNMSATHRLEQLKKEKLKTVRDSCSWANPAPQVRNTKLPPIPATGSLLESSSVSGPPAVFSNLRISELSSSDVTILNQLNERRDSTTSTVSSAFTLSRRSSGISPCCSSRRSSEASQFGGRLNNVSSADSYDPISTDLSRRSSEASQCGGLPSLLNLTPAQHYRLKAKYAAATGGPPPTPLPNMDRMGLKTRMALFRDAQESSAPSFPLPAVPRRCSDTSYAASSMMPHEVPGNVVRRASDPVRRPAADPLSLSRVQRFNSMNSMIPIPPATERRNFSLQNYTRSDGSLHRQSYSSRPPSISENIVMETMAGDMDNRNVEDDIVLPDDVVQYIKSQNDGSYQDISAPGYNSQAQGFQGNMASQQQQQFYGQRRMAMVDANMNSTGPVLPSCQLSPGNQQQFPGSPNVNKNNMPVQWNEVSSGTGNSNVTPSQTKQMFVRGNLAVVQQKQNFGQFQNLSANQQIMQMNQSIAHAAHQSYIQRNSSLNSQRMACMQQRQQVMNPCQNLNEQVSPQQGYIQNNSLLVPHATDGNTGQLSSCSTTPGSTPGMLNGNSRGTAAQTQELKTYRSRPQPGVGQNHVTFASEHESYSSMSSQMNPNQQNYIRQPQPATMSPCQNFNRGLVQPRPPLVPNALNRQLSGQSTMQQQGFLTSPHSTYSTSPRHTTSEASPKRSSNMTLADNQQHANENRDSNLMFYTGQIHMYERNGSFEAQVSCAGQPPPPQQCASDTLATAMASPGSNQVTSTVDSHGMEHTQIDFDAMMDDGDHSSLISGTLSPSILQNLSQNSSRLTTPRNSLTLPSVPAGISNMAIGDMSSMLTALAEESKFLNMMS